In Armatimonadota bacterium, one DNA window encodes the following:
- the lspA gene encoding signal peptidase II: MPRLFFGLSLTMLALDQFLKFWVRVAADETAGRSVAVLWPEVFELKLVYNEGIAFGMLQGIGLWLAPIALIIAGWAGYFSLKNPNEPRVAHITMALLAAGAIGNLIDRLALGKVTDMFWIRAINFPVFNVADACITVAGVLMTYRILAEIFTKRPVKAPGASSAETPPSDDSQ, from the coding sequence ATGCCAAGGTTGTTCTTCGGACTGTCGCTCACGATGCTGGCGCTCGACCAATTCCTGAAGTTCTGGGTCAGGGTGGCGGCAGACGAGACCGCTGGCCGAAGCGTCGCAGTGCTGTGGCCGGAGGTGTTCGAGCTGAAGCTGGTGTACAACGAGGGGATCGCGTTCGGCATGTTGCAGGGGATCGGCCTCTGGCTCGCGCCGATCGCGCTGATCATCGCTGGCTGGGCGGGCTACTTCAGCCTCAAGAACCCGAACGAGCCGCGCGTCGCACACATTACGATGGCTCTACTGGCCGCCGGCGCGATCGGCAACCTCATCGACCGGCTCGCGCTGGGAAAGGTCACCGACATGTTCTGGATCAGGGCGATCAACTTTCCGGTATTCAACGTCGCGGACGCCTGCATCACAGTCGCAGGGGTCTTGATGACGTACCGCATTCTTGCGGAGATCTTCACAAAGCGCCCAGTAAAAGCACCGGGTGCCAGCTCTGCCGAAACCCCTCCCAGCGACGATTCCCAATAG
- a CDS encoding heavy-metal-associated domain-containing protein: MTKATYYSADIACDGCTSSIEEALSKLAGIASVSGNPDTKQVKVEFHDTVVSEEAILAKLNELGFESKRVDD; encoded by the coding sequence ATGACTAAAGCAACGTATTACAGCGCGGACATCGCGTGCGATGGGTGCACATCTTCGATAGAGGAGGCTCTTTCGAAGCTGGCTGGCATCGCCTCCGTTAGCGGGAACCCCGATACCAAGCAAGTGAAGGTTGAGTTTCACGACACCGTCGTGTCGGAGGAAGCAATCCTGGCGAAGCTCAACGAGCTCGGCTTCGAGTCGAAGCGCGTCGACGACTAG
- a CDS encoding PD40 domain-containing protein, giving the protein MLIALAAIALAQDDVFDGWPDSLSVPLVSRESHLRNVRQVTFGGQNAEAYWNLDGTKIVWQSTQPGFPDEQIFVMDADGSNKTLVSTGLGRCTCGYFSPDGQYVYFSSSHRTMKGKQPPVDHSLGYVWMVNPAFDLYRRDVGTWKLESVLSLPGYLAETTLAPGGQYMTFTSDFEGDLDIYRADLNGFGVKKLTDEFGYDGGPFVSWDGKTIVFRRSPLDMTAEERGDYSRLLADHMVRPGEMEVWIMNADGSNKRQITHLGGANFAPFLHPDGETIIFGSNHTDPRGREFELYTINVDGTGLERITFIDEFDGFPMFSRDGKKLIWASNRYNKVQGETNIFVADWVD; this is encoded by the coding sequence ATGCTGATAGCTCTCGCCGCCATTGCCTTGGCGCAGGACGACGTATTTGACGGGTGGCCGGACTCGCTGTCCGTTCCTTTAGTCAGCAGGGAGAGCCACCTGCGCAACGTGCGCCAGGTGACGTTCGGCGGGCAGAACGCCGAGGCGTACTGGAACCTGGACGGCACCAAGATCGTGTGGCAGTCCACCCAGCCGGGATTCCCAGACGAGCAGATTTTCGTCATGGACGCGGACGGCAGCAACAAGACCCTGGTCAGCACCGGCCTCGGGCGCTGCACGTGCGGCTACTTTTCGCCGGATGGCCAGTACGTGTACTTCAGCTCGAGCCACCGAACGATGAAGGGCAAGCAGCCGCCTGTCGACCACAGCCTCGGCTACGTTTGGATGGTCAACCCGGCGTTCGACCTGTACCGCCGCGACGTCGGTACGTGGAAACTCGAATCGGTTTTGAGCCTCCCCGGATACCTGGCCGAGACGACGCTGGCGCCTGGCGGCCAGTACATGACGTTCACCAGCGATTTCGAAGGCGATCTAGACATCTACCGCGCCGACTTGAACGGGTTTGGAGTCAAGAAGCTGACCGACGAGTTCGGCTACGACGGCGGCCCGTTCGTCAGTTGGGACGGAAAGACGATCGTCTTCCGCCGCAGCCCGCTGGACATGACCGCGGAGGAGCGCGGCGACTACTCCCGGCTGCTCGCCGACCACATGGTTCGCCCAGGCGAAATGGAGGTCTGGATCATGAACGCGGACGGCTCGAACAAGCGCCAGATCACCCACCTCGGCGGAGCTAACTTCGCGCCGTTCCTACACCCCGACGGCGAGACGATCATCTTCGGCTCGAACCACACCGACCCGCGCGGGCGCGAGTTCGAGCTGTACACGATCAACGTCGACGGCACAGGACTGGAGCGGATCACGTTTATCGACGAGTTCGACGGGTTCCCGATGTTCAGCCGCGACGGCAAGAAGCTCATCTGGGCCAGCAACCGGTACAACAAAGTCCAGGGCGAGACGAACATCTTCGTCGCCGACTGGGTTGACTAG
- a CDS encoding glutathione peroxidase, giving the protein MIAVSALALAFAASTGPATIYDFTMTDIDGKKVELKKYEGKVLLVVNVASQCGLTPHYKGLEAMYRKYKDRGLVVVGFPANQFGGQEPGTDAEIKKFCSEKYDVTFPMFSKIVVKGDGIHPLYTWLVQATGNKAPIEWNFAKFIVGRDGKVLERFHPTTKPEDGKFVAKIEKALGS; this is encoded by the coding sequence ATGATTGCAGTATCCGCACTCGCGCTCGCCTTCGCCGCCAGTACCGGGCCAGCGACGATCTACGACTTCACGATGACCGACATCGACGGGAAGAAGGTCGAGCTGAAGAAGTACGAAGGCAAGGTCCTGCTCGTGGTCAACGTCGCCAGCCAATGCGGCCTGACCCCGCACTACAAAGGGCTGGAAGCCATGTATCGCAAGTACAAGGATCGCGGCCTGGTCGTCGTGGGCTTCCCGGCCAACCAGTTCGGAGGGCAGGAGCCGGGCACCGACGCCGAGATCAAGAAGTTCTGCAGCGAGAAGTACGACGTGACGTTTCCGATGTTCAGCAAAATCGTCGTGAAAGGCGATGGGATTCACCCGCTCTACACCTGGCTGGTGCAGGCGACCGGCAACAAGGCGCCGATCGAGTGGAACTTCGCGAAGTTCATCGTCGGCCGCGATGGAAAGGTGCTCGAGCGATTCCATCCGACAACGAAGCCGGAGGACGGCAAGTTCGTCGCGAAGATTGAAAAAGCACTCGGCTCATAA